Proteins from a genomic interval of Bradyrhizobium sp. CCGB01:
- a CDS encoding L-lactate permease, producing MWNQVYDPLHSPVLSTIAAAVPVVTLLVLIASGRVQAHIAAIIAVIVANLITIFVFTMPANMSIRASVLGIVTGFFPIGWIVLNVIFLYQVTVTTGRFELLKRAVGGVTEDRRLQLLLIAFSFGAFFEGASGFGTPVAITGAVLIGLGFSPLAASGLSLIANTAPVAYGALGTPIQGLASVTGLDPYILGAMVGRQLPFFSLIVPFWVVWAFAGWKGMKDVWPAILVTGVSFAIPQFVISNFINPWIVDIGASLISMGALILFLKVWQPRQLWLSPALRGNDESASTMAAAKPLDKTPLTQSEMFSALLPWIIVCIVMLIWGNGAFKTWANSIFVWNYPVPELHQMINKMPPVAPAPTKESAVFGFTYLSFTGTGMLIAAIISGFLMGVGPGRLLTEYGRTIRLCAISLITISAMLAIGTLTRLSGVDATLGLAFAATGVLYPFFGTLLGWLGVALTGSDTASNVLFGNLQKITSEQLGLSPVLMAAANSSGGVMGKMIDAQSIVVASTATNWYGHEGTILRFVFWHSIVLACLVGVLVTLQAYVWPFTALVLK from the coding sequence ATGTGGAATCAAGTCTATGATCCGCTGCACAGCCCGGTGCTGTCGACGATCGCGGCGGCGGTGCCTGTCGTCACACTGCTGGTCCTGATCGCGAGCGGCCGCGTCCAGGCTCATATTGCGGCAATCATCGCCGTGATCGTGGCCAATCTGATCACGATCTTCGTCTTCACGATGCCGGCGAACATGTCGATCCGCGCCTCCGTGCTGGGCATCGTGACCGGCTTCTTCCCCATCGGCTGGATCGTTCTCAACGTCATCTTCCTCTACCAGGTGACGGTGACCACCGGACGCTTCGAGCTGCTCAAGCGCGCGGTCGGCGGCGTCACCGAGGACCGGCGGCTGCAATTGCTGTTGATCGCGTTCTCCTTCGGCGCGTTCTTCGAGGGCGCTTCGGGCTTCGGCACCCCGGTCGCGATCACCGGCGCCGTGCTGATCGGCCTCGGCTTCTCGCCGCTTGCCGCCTCAGGCCTGTCGCTGATCGCCAACACCGCGCCGGTCGCCTATGGCGCGCTCGGCACGCCGATCCAGGGCCTTGCCTCCGTCACCGGGCTCGATCCCTACATCCTCGGCGCGATGGTCGGGCGGCAATTGCCGTTCTTCTCGCTGATCGTGCCGTTCTGGGTGGTGTGGGCGTTCGCGGGCTGGAAGGGCATGAAAGACGTCTGGCCGGCGATCCTCGTTACCGGCGTGTCATTCGCGATCCCGCAATTCGTGATCTCCAACTTCATCAATCCCTGGATCGTCGACATCGGCGCGTCGCTGATCTCGATGGGCGCGCTGATCCTGTTCCTGAAGGTCTGGCAGCCCAGGCAGCTCTGGCTGTCGCCCGCGTTGCGCGGCAATGATGAATCGGCCTCCACCATGGCCGCGGCAAAGCCGCTCGACAAGACGCCGCTGACGCAGAGCGAGATGTTCAGCGCGCTGCTGCCGTGGATCATCGTCTGCATCGTGATGCTGATCTGGGGCAACGGCGCCTTCAAGACCTGGGCGAACTCGATCTTCGTCTGGAACTATCCCGTCCCCGAGCTGCATCAGATGATCAACAAGATGCCGCCGGTCGCGCCGGCGCCGACGAAAGAGAGCGCGGTGTTCGGCTTCACCTATCTCTCGTTCACCGGCACGGGCATGCTGATCGCCGCGATCATCTCCGGCTTCCTGATGGGCGTCGGTCCCGGCCGGCTCCTGACCGAGTACGGCCGCACCATCCGGCTGTGCGCGATCTCGCTGATCACGATCTCGGCGATGCTCGCGATCGGTACGTTGACGCGGCTGTCCGGCGTCGACGCGACGCTCGGCCTCGCCTTCGCCGCAACCGGCGTGCTCTATCCCTTCTTCGGCACGCTGCTCGGCTGGTTGGGCGTGGCGCTGACGGGATCGGACACCGCCTCCAACGTGCTGTTCGGAAACCTGCAGAAGATCACCTCCGAGCAACTCGGCCTGTCGCCGGTCCTGATGGCGGCGGCGAACTCGTCCGGCGGCGTGATGGGCAAGATGATCGACGCGCAGTCGATCGTGGTCGCCTCCACAGCCACCAACTGGTACGGCCACGAGGGCACCATCCTGCGCTTCGTGTTCTGGCATTCGATCGTGCTCGCCTGCCTCGTCGGCGTGCTCGTGACGTTGCAGGCCTATGTCTGGCCGTTCACGGCGCTGGTCCTGAAGTAA
- a CDS encoding ABC transporter ATP-binding protein/permease, with translation MKNISATLAIVWRIAGPYFRSEDKWAGRGLLAAVIAIELALVAIDVLVNQWQNRFYSALQNSDWDAFVTQIWIFIALAFTAIALAVYKLYLNQWLQIRWRQWLTRHYLGEWLDGSTHYRMQLKGDAADNPDQRITEDVKNFVEQTLTIGLGLLSSIVTLFSFVIILWGLSNAAPLHLFGTDLMIPGYLCWGALIYAIFGTALTHWIGAPLVNLNFEQQRYEADFRFNLVRVRENSEQIALLKGEGAERGRLLHRFGFVINNWYAIMSRTKRLTAFSASYQQAAVIFPYVLVAPAFFAKKIQLGDMMQTASAFSSVQGALSFFVVAYRSLAEWRAIVARLDGFEMSVASAAHPPAHEPAIALKAADGSRNIALDQLCVNLPNGMPLVAADAFAIQAPERVLVTGPSGAGKSTLFRAIAGIWPFGAGTIFIPEKAKLMMLPQRPYFPVGVLRDAVIYPAAPGTFESAQIRDALVAVGLPGLAERLDEDGHWNRMLSLGEQQRLGLARALLHVPDYLFLDEATASLDEPSEARLYRLLAEKLPQATIVSIGHRSTLDAFHTRKVALVNDGAIHVLGDGGEPAEKEPSVAS, from the coding sequence GTGAAGAACATTAGCGCCACACTCGCGATCGTCTGGCGAATCGCCGGCCCGTATTTCCGATCGGAGGACAAGTGGGCCGGCCGCGGCCTGCTCGCCGCAGTCATTGCGATCGAGCTGGCACTGGTCGCGATCGACGTGCTGGTGAACCAGTGGCAGAACCGGTTCTACAGCGCGCTCCAGAACAGCGACTGGGACGCCTTCGTCACACAGATCTGGATCTTCATCGCCCTCGCCTTCACGGCGATCGCGCTGGCGGTCTACAAGCTGTACCTCAACCAGTGGCTCCAGATCCGCTGGCGGCAGTGGCTGACCCGGCACTATCTCGGCGAATGGCTCGACGGCTCGACGCACTACCGCATGCAGCTCAAGGGCGATGCGGCCGACAACCCGGACCAGCGTATCACCGAGGACGTCAAGAACTTCGTCGAGCAGACCCTGACCATCGGGCTCGGCCTGCTGTCGTCGATCGTGACGCTGTTCTCGTTCGTGATCATCCTCTGGGGCCTGTCCAACGCCGCGCCGCTGCACCTGTTCGGCACCGACCTGATGATCCCCGGCTATCTTTGCTGGGGCGCGCTGATCTACGCGATCTTCGGCACGGCGCTGACGCACTGGATCGGCGCCCCGCTGGTCAATCTCAATTTCGAGCAGCAGCGCTACGAGGCCGACTTCCGCTTCAACCTCGTCCGCGTCCGGGAAAATTCCGAGCAGATCGCGCTGCTCAAGGGCGAAGGCGCCGAACGCGGTCGCCTCCTCCATCGCTTCGGCTTCGTGATCAACAACTGGTACGCCATCATGAGCCGGACCAAGCGCCTCACCGCGTTCTCGGCGAGCTATCAGCAGGCCGCCGTGATCTTTCCCTACGTGCTGGTGGCGCCGGCCTTCTTCGCCAAGAAGATCCAGCTCGGCGACATGATGCAGACGGCGTCGGCCTTCTCGAGCGTCCAGGGTGCGCTGTCGTTCTTCGTGGTGGCCTACCGGTCGCTGGCGGAATGGCGTGCGATCGTCGCGCGTCTCGACGGCTTCGAGATGTCGGTCGCCTCAGCCGCACACCCGCCGGCGCATGAGCCCGCCATTGCGCTGAAGGCCGCGGACGGCAGTCGCAATATCGCCCTCGACCAGCTCTGCGTGAACCTGCCCAACGGCATGCCGTTGGTCGCCGCCGACGCCTTCGCCATCCAGGCGCCGGAGCGCGTGCTGGTGACCGGGCCGTCCGGCGCCGGCAAGTCGACGCTGTTCCGGGCCATCGCCGGCATCTGGCCATTCGGCGCCGGCACCATCTTCATCCCCGAAAAGGCGAAGCTGATGATGCTGCCGCAGCGTCCCTATTTCCCGGTCGGCGTGCTGCGCGATGCCGTCATCTACCCCGCAGCGCCTGGCACGTTCGAGAGCGCACAGATCAGGGACGCGCTGGTCGCGGTCGGGCTGCCCGGCCTCGCCGAGCGGCTCGACGAGGACGGCCACTGGAACCGGATGCTGTCGCTCGGCGAGCAGCAGCGCCTGGGGCTTGCGCGCGCGCTGCTGCATGTGCCGGACTACCTGTTCCTGGACGAGGCCACGGCGTCGCTGGACGAGCCGTCCGAGGCCCGGCTGTACCGGCTGCTGGCGGAGAAGCTGCCGCAGGCCACCATCGTCTCGATCGGCCACCGCTCGACGCTCGACGCCTTCCACACCCGCAAGGTGGCGCTGGTCAACGACGGCGCGATCCACGTGCTCGGTGACGGCGGCGAACCGGCCGAGAAAGAACCGAGCGTGGCGAGCTGA
- a CDS encoding TorF family putative porin — translation MKKVALLATALAMVTGSAFAADMPVKALKAPPPPAFDPWDVAFGGAIMSDYVFRGITQSNHKPSVTAYFEPRYNVTKDLQLYVGVSGESISFPNRAAAEIDIYGGIRPTFGAFAFDIGVWGYLYPGGTCYFGGTGIDNAGVFQGADCAEKALLNTNVIKKDLSFFEVYAKGTYTVNDNWSFGFTEYYTPSYLNSGAWGNYASVTGKYIAPPTIFGASGVGMYVSGEFGRQWLGTSDSFYGVPAFPNGIKYADYNTWNIGIGFTYKVATLDLRYSDTNLSKGDCNAFTSDFAARGNLTASTGTFVTPINPSGVGSNWCGATGIAKLSFDLTAMSNLK, via the coding sequence ATGAAAAAAGTGGCTTTGTTGGCAACGGCGCTGGCAATGGTGACGGGTTCGGCTTTCGCGGCAGACATGCCGGTCAAGGCTCTGAAGGCCCCGCCGCCGCCCGCCTTTGACCCCTGGGATGTCGCCTTCGGCGGCGCGATCATGAGCGACTACGTCTTCCGCGGCATCACCCAGTCGAACCACAAGCCGTCGGTCACGGCCTATTTCGAGCCGCGCTACAACGTCACCAAGGACCTGCAGCTCTATGTCGGCGTGTCCGGTGAGAGCATCTCCTTCCCGAACCGCGCCGCGGCCGAAATCGACATCTACGGCGGTATCCGCCCGACCTTCGGCGCGTTCGCCTTCGATATCGGTGTCTGGGGTTACCTGTATCCGGGCGGCACCTGCTATTTCGGCGGCACCGGCATCGACAACGCCGGCGTGTTCCAGGGCGCTGACTGCGCCGAGAAGGCCCTGCTCAACACCAACGTGATCAAGAAGGACCTCAGCTTCTTCGAAGTCTACGCCAAGGGCACCTACACGGTGAACGACAACTGGTCGTTCGGCTTCACCGAATACTATACCCCGAGCTACCTGAACTCGGGCGCCTGGGGCAACTACGCTTCGGTCACCGGCAAGTACATCGCGCCCCCCACGATCTTCGGCGCCAGCGGCGTCGGCATGTACGTGTCGGGTGAGTTCGGCCGTCAGTGGCTCGGCACCTCCGACAGCTTCTATGGCGTCCCGGCCTTCCCGAACGGCATCAAGTATGCCGACTACAACACCTGGAACATCGGCATCGGCTTCACCTACAAGGTCGCCACGCTGGACCTGCGCTACTCCGACACCAACCTCTCCAAGGGTGATTGCAACGCCTTCACCAGCGACTTTGCGGCTCGCGGCAATCTCACCGCTTCGACCGGCACCTTCGTGACGCCGATCAATCCGTCGGGCGTCGGCTCCAACTGGTGCGGCGCCACCGGCATCGCCAAGCTCTCGTTCGACCTGACGGCGATGAGCAACCTGAAGTAA
- a CDS encoding histone — MAKAKKKKSKKAKKAKKAVAAKKTAKRAAKKSAKKSAKKSKKAAPKKAAKKAAKTSAKKTVKKAAKAAAPKKAAKKAAPRKAKAAPAPKPSAPVAAPAPEPAAETSWAMPSSSAEPTPADGQG, encoded by the coding sequence ATGGCGAAAGCGAAGAAGAAAAAAAGCAAGAAGGCCAAAAAGGCCAAGAAGGCTGTAGCGGCGAAGAAGACCGCGAAGAGGGCAGCCAAGAAGTCCGCGAAAAAGTCTGCCAAAAAATCGAAGAAGGCTGCCCCGAAGAAGGCCGCCAAGAAGGCTGCGAAGACGTCGGCCAAGAAGACCGTGAAGAAGGCTGCCAAGGCGGCTGCACCGAAGAAGGCCGCAAAGAAAGCAGCACCGAGGAAGGCGAAGGCAGCTCCTGCGCCGAAGCCGTCAGCGCCGGTGGCAGCTCCGGCTCCCGAGCCCGCTGCCGAGACAAGCTGGGCGATGCCTTCGTCTTCTGCGGAGCCGACGCCGGCCGACGGACAAGGCTAG
- the glcF gene encoding glycolate oxidase subunit GlcF: MKTEFSLAQLADPDIAQADKILRACVHCGFCTATCPTYVLLGDELDSPRGRIYLIKEMLEKDQTPTAEVVKHVDRCLSCLACMTTCPSGVNYMHLVDQARVRIEQRYQRPLAERLLRQVLAFVLPDPQRFRISMWLARLARPLAVFLPTPRPSATPGLIQRLKAMLALAPNRLPAPGALPGSVFAALGKKRGRVALLQGCAQQVLAPRINQAAISLLTRHGVEVVLVRDEQCCGALTHHLGNDQDALGRARANVTAWQREAAGEGLDAILVTASGCGTVIKDYGYLLREDQAFAADAAKVSALAKDITEYIADLGLEPTARQDNIVVAYHSACSLQHGQKITGLPKELLSKNGFVVKDVPESHLCCGSAGTYNILQPELAGRLRDRKVANIASVKPDMIAAGNIGCMVQIASGTSVPVVHTIELLDWATGGARPALNASS; encoded by the coding sequence ATGAAGACCGAATTCTCACTCGCGCAACTCGCCGATCCCGACATCGCGCAAGCCGACAAGATCCTGCGCGCCTGCGTCCATTGCGGCTTCTGCACCGCAACCTGTCCGACCTATGTGCTGCTCGGCGACGAGCTCGATAGCCCGCGCGGCCGCATCTACCTGATCAAGGAGATGCTGGAGAAGGACCAGACCCCGACGGCCGAAGTGGTCAAGCATGTCGACCGCTGCCTGTCGTGCCTGGCCTGCATGACCACCTGCCCCTCGGGGGTGAACTACATGCACCTCGTCGACCAGGCCAGGGTCAGGATCGAGCAGCGCTACCAGAGGCCGCTTGCCGAACGGCTGTTGCGCCAGGTGCTGGCCTTCGTGCTGCCGGATCCGCAGCGCTTCCGCATCAGCATGTGGCTGGCGCGATTGGCCCGTCCGCTTGCCGTATTCCTGCCGACACCGCGGCCCTCGGCCACGCCCGGCCTGATTCAGCGTCTCAAGGCGATGCTGGCCCTGGCGCCGAACCGGCTGCCGGCGCCGGGAGCCCTGCCGGGCAGTGTGTTCGCAGCACTCGGCAAGAAGCGCGGCCGGGTCGCGCTGCTGCAAGGCTGCGCCCAGCAGGTGCTGGCGCCGCGCATCAACCAGGCCGCCATCAGCCTTCTCACCCGCCACGGCGTCGAGGTCGTCCTGGTCAGGGACGAGCAGTGCTGCGGTGCGCTGACCCATCACCTCGGCAACGACCAGGATGCCTTGGGACGGGCCCGAGCCAACGTCACGGCGTGGCAGAGGGAAGCCGCCGGCGAGGGGCTCGACGCCATCCTGGTGACGGCGTCCGGCTGCGGCACCGTGATCAAGGACTACGGCTATCTGCTGCGTGAGGATCAGGCTTTCGCGGCCGATGCCGCGAAGGTGTCCGCACTCGCAAAGGACATCACCGAATACATCGCCGACCTCGGACTCGAACCCACTGCGCGACAGGACAACATCGTCGTCGCCTATCACTCCGCATGTTCGTTGCAGCACGGGCAGAAAATCACGGGCCTTCCGAAAGAATTGCTTTCCAAGAATGGATTCGTGGTGAAAGATGTCCCGGAGAGCCATTTGTGTTGCGGTTCGGCGGGGACCTACAACATTCTCCAGCCCGAGCTTGCGGGCCGGTTGCGCGATCGCAAGGTCGCCAACATCGCGAGCGTCAAGCCGGACATGATTGCCGCGGGCAATATCGGCTGCATGGTGCAGATTGCCAGTGGCACGTCAGTTCCGGTCGTACACACGATTGAGCTTCTCGATTGGGCTACGGGCGGGGCACGGCCGGCATTGAATGCGTCGAGCTGA
- a CDS encoding FAD-binding protein, with translation MDTLRVRDAKDVEEVVRAAIANEQPLEIIGHGSKRGIGHAMATNAVLDISALNAITSYEPNELIVTLQAGAPVDDVLSLIDAKNQQFAFEPVNTAPLLGTPVSGTIGGMIAAGLAGPRRIRAGGARDHLLGAHAVSGFGDSFKTGGKVVKNVTGYDLCKLLAGSWGTLSVMTEVTLKVMPKPEAERTLLLRGLDDAVANKAMTAALGSPFDVSAAAHLPKSAFRAKTDGLGDIAGQGEALTVLRLEGITASAAHRAGSLRELLAPFGTATLVEDAASAALWATIRDVLPFAASGALGAWPVWRIVCPPASGAALGTQLARETGGDVIYDWGGGLIWAALPPKGDAHEPAVRQRANAVGGHATLIRAAEEVRRGVDVFHPQAPGIAALSERVRASFDPKTILNRGRLRRGAAA, from the coding sequence GTGGATACGCTCAGGGTCAGAGACGCCAAAGACGTCGAAGAGGTGGTGCGCGCGGCGATTGCCAACGAGCAGCCGCTCGAGATCATCGGCCATGGCTCCAAGCGCGGCATCGGCCATGCGATGGCGACCAACGCCGTGCTCGATATCTCCGCGCTGAATGCCATCACCTCCTACGAGCCCAACGAGCTGATCGTCACGCTCCAGGCCGGCGCGCCGGTAGACGATGTGCTGTCGCTGATCGATGCCAAGAACCAGCAATTCGCCTTCGAGCCTGTCAACACCGCGCCGCTGCTCGGCACGCCCGTATCGGGAACCATCGGCGGCATGATCGCGGCCGGTCTCGCCGGTCCGCGGCGGATCAGGGCGGGCGGGGCGCGCGATCATCTGCTCGGGGCGCATGCCGTCTCCGGTTTCGGCGACAGCTTCAAGACCGGCGGCAAGGTGGTGAAGAACGTCACCGGCTACGATCTCTGCAAGCTGTTGGCGGGGTCCTGGGGCACGTTGTCGGTGATGACCGAAGTCACGCTGAAGGTGATGCCGAAGCCCGAAGCGGAGCGGACGCTGCTGCTGCGCGGGCTCGACGATGCCGTCGCCAACAAGGCGATGACCGCGGCGCTCGGCTCGCCCTTCGACGTCTCTGCCGCCGCGCATCTGCCGAAATCGGCGTTCCGGGCGAAGACCGACGGGCTTGGCGACATCGCCGGCCAGGGCGAGGCGCTGACGGTGTTGCGGCTCGAGGGCATCACGGCTTCCGCCGCGCACCGCGCCGGCTCGCTGCGGGAATTGCTGGCGCCGTTCGGAACCGCGACGCTGGTCGAGGATGCGGCCTCTGCCGCGCTGTGGGCCACGATCCGCGATGTCCTGCCGTTCGCGGCCAGCGGCGCGCTCGGGGCCTGGCCGGTGTGGCGGATTGTTTGTCCGCCAGCGTCAGGCGCTGCGCTCGGGACCCAACTGGCGCGCGAGACCGGTGGCGACGTGATCTACGATTGGGGCGGCGGCCTGATCTGGGCGGCGCTGCCGCCGAAGGGCGATGCGCATGAGCCCGCCGTGCGTCAGCGTGCGAACGCCGTCGGCGGGCATGCCACGCTGATCCGGGCGGCCGAGGAGGTCAGGCGCGGCGTCGACGTGTTCCATCCGCAAGCGCCCGGCATTGCCGCCTTGAGCGAGCGGGTGCGCGCCAGTTTCGATCCAAAAACCATTCTCAACCGGGGACGCTTGAGGCGGGGCGCTGCGGCATGA
- a CDS encoding putative quinol monooxygenase: MNHYATQKSISDAVDGGGLLVVAQWEAKPGEADKVAGILDHFLPEAQREDGVKLFLISRGKDNPAQFLFYELFRDEAAFKAHQESAHFKTYIAGQALPLLAKRERAQYGLL; the protein is encoded by the coding sequence ATGAACCACTACGCAACGCAGAAATCGATCAGCGACGCCGTCGATGGCGGCGGCCTGCTCGTCGTCGCGCAATGGGAAGCCAAGCCCGGAGAAGCCGACAAGGTCGCGGGAATCCTCGACCATTTTTTGCCGGAAGCGCAGCGCGAGGACGGCGTCAAGCTGTTCCTGATCTCGCGCGGCAAGGACAATCCGGCCCAGTTCCTGTTCTATGAGCTGTTCCGTGATGAGGCCGCCTTCAAGGCCCACCAGGAGAGCGCGCACTTCAAGACCTACATCGCAGGCCAGGCGCTGCCGCTGCTGGCCAAGCGCGAGCGGGCACAGTACGGGCTGCTGTAA
- a CDS encoding FAD-linked oxidase C-terminal domain-containing protein: MAIMMPASDQAVLARRAEIVAALRAIVPGEGVIDTPAEMRAYESDGLTAYRQPPMVVVLPDTTEQVSLVLKYCAGQGIKVVPRGSGTSLSGGALPLEDGVLLGLGKFKRIREIDFDNRVVITEPGVTNLAISQAVAHAGFYYAPDPSSQIACSIGGNVAENSGGVHCLKYGMTTNNVLGCEIVLMSGEILRIGGKSAENAGYDLMGVITGSEGLLGVITEITVRILQKPETARALMVGFAQVEAAGECVARIIGAGIIPGGMEMMDKPAIHAAEAFVHAGYPLDVEALLIIELDGPKIEVDELITRVETIANACGSTTCQISTSEAERNLFWAGRKAAFPAVGRISPDYLCMDGTIPRGALPKALARIRELSEKYQLGCANVFHAGDGNLHPLILYDANKPGEIERAEAFGADILRACVEFGGVLTGEHGVGIEKRDLMPDMFSEIDLNQQQRLKCAFDSQGLLNPGKVFPTLHRCAELGRMHVHAGKLAFPDIPRF, translated from the coding sequence ATGGCCATCATGATGCCTGCGAGTGACCAGGCCGTGCTCGCGCGCCGCGCCGAAATCGTGGCGGCATTGCGCGCGATCGTGCCCGGCGAGGGCGTGATCGATACGCCTGCCGAGATGCGGGCCTACGAATCCGACGGGCTGACCGCCTATCGGCAGCCGCCGATGGTCGTGGTGCTGCCGGATACCACCGAGCAGGTCTCGCTTGTCCTGAAATATTGTGCCGGGCAGGGCATCAAGGTGGTGCCGCGCGGCTCCGGGACTTCGCTGTCCGGCGGCGCGCTGCCGCTCGAGGACGGCGTGCTGCTCGGCCTCGGCAAGTTCAAGCGCATCCGCGAGATCGATTTCGACAATCGCGTCGTCATCACCGAGCCCGGCGTCACCAACCTCGCGATCAGCCAGGCGGTCGCGCATGCCGGCTTCTACTACGCTCCCGATCCGTCCTCGCAGATCGCCTGCTCGATCGGCGGCAATGTCGCGGAGAATTCCGGCGGCGTGCACTGCCTGAAATACGGCATGACCACCAACAACGTGCTCGGTTGCGAGATTGTCCTGATGAGCGGCGAGATCCTGCGCATCGGCGGCAAGTCGGCGGAAAACGCCGGCTACGACCTGATGGGCGTCATCACCGGCTCCGAAGGCCTGCTCGGCGTCATCACCGAGATCACGGTGCGCATCCTGCAGAAGCCGGAGACGGCACGCGCGCTGATGGTCGGCTTCGCGCAGGTCGAGGCCGCCGGCGAATGCGTGGCGCGCATCATCGGCGCCGGCATCATCCCGGGTGGCATGGAGATGATGGACAAGCCCGCGATCCACGCCGCGGAGGCCTTCGTTCATGCCGGCTATCCGCTCGATGTCGAGGCGCTGCTGATCATCGAGCTCGACGGTCCCAAGATCGAGGTCGACGAGCTGATCACGCGCGTCGAGACCATCGCGAACGCTTGCGGCTCGACGACGTGCCAGATCTCGACCTCGGAAGCCGAACGCAATTTGTTCTGGGCCGGCCGCAAGGCCGCGTTTCCGGCCGTTGGCCGCATCTCGCCCGACTACCTCTGCATGGACGGCACGATTCCCCGCGGCGCGCTGCCGAAGGCGCTTGCCCGCATCCGGGAACTCTCGGAAAAATACCAGCTCGGCTGCGCCAACGTGTTCCATGCCGGCGATGGCAATCTGCATCCGCTGATCCTCTACGATGCCAACAAGCCCGGCGAGATCGAGCGCGCCGAGGCCTTCGGGGCCGACATCCTGCGCGCCTGCGTCGAGTTCGGCGGCGTGCTCACAGGCGAGCACGGCGTCGGCATCGAGAAGCGCGACCTGATGCCCGACATGTTCAGCGAGATCGACCTCAACCAGCAGCAGCGGCTGAAATGCGCCTTCGATTCACAGGGCCTGCTCAACCCCGGAAAGGTGTTTCCGACCCTGCATCGCTGCGCCGAGCTCGGCCGCATGCATGTGCATGCCGGCAAGCTGGCGTTTCCGGACATCCCGCGGTTCTGA
- the cycA gene encoding cytochrome c-550 CycA → MTKLTFGALMILTVTAAAPAAMAQDVAAGKSSFNKCLACHAIGEGAKNKVGPELNGLNGRKSGTAPDYSYTDANKNSGITWDEATFKEYIKDPKAKIPGTKMAFAGIKNENEINNLWSYVSQFDKDGKIKQ, encoded by the coding sequence ATGACAAAACTGACTTTTGGCGCACTGATGATCCTCACCGTGACTGCCGCCGCACCCGCCGCGATGGCGCAGGATGTTGCGGCCGGCAAATCGTCGTTCAACAAATGCCTGGCCTGCCACGCCATCGGCGAAGGCGCCAAGAACAAGGTCGGCCCCGAGCTCAACGGCCTCAACGGCCGCAAGTCAGGCACCGCTCCGGACTACAGCTACACGGATGCGAACAAGAATTCCGGCATCACCTGGGACGAAGCGACGTTCAAGGAATACATCAAGGACCCCAAGGCCAAGATCCCCGGCACCAAGATGGCGTTCGCCGGCATCAAGAACGAGAACGAGATCAACAATCTCTGGTCCTACGTCTCGCAGTTCGACAAGGACGGGAAAATCAAGCAGTAA
- a CDS encoding alpha/beta fold hydrolase: MIVMSVVTALVLLALVTQVGVLAVQRTFPPQGRMVEVDGAVLHVVDIGPRGSGMPIVMLHGASSNLEAMRRPLGDLLAKDHRVILIDRPGHGWSTRMRRQDSTPQIQARMIDEALQKLGIDRAVFVVHSWSGALGARIALDHASRVAGLVMLAPVTHPWRGGVGRYNEIIATPVIGPLLAYTITLPLGYFVAEAGARSVFLPQVMPDGFVQDSATPLLLRPREFIANAYDLVTLKEAVAAQVSRYGEISAPVTIIAGEPDKTVKTDIHARPFAATVPNAKLIVLPDLGHMVQNAVPDLVKTEIETMIGQIAPAQAAAD; encoded by the coding sequence ATGATCGTGATGTCAGTCGTGACCGCGCTGGTTCTGCTGGCGCTGGTGACGCAGGTCGGCGTTCTCGCCGTGCAACGCACCTTTCCGCCCCAGGGCCGGATGGTTGAGGTCGACGGCGCGGTGCTTCACGTCGTCGATATCGGCCCGCGTGGTTCGGGCATGCCGATCGTGATGCTGCACGGCGCGAGCTCCAATCTCGAAGCGATGCGGCGTCCGCTCGGCGACCTCCTTGCCAAGGATCATCGCGTCATCCTGATCGACCGCCCCGGCCACGGCTGGAGCACGCGGATGCGGCGGCAGGATTCGACGCCGCAGATCCAGGCCCGGATGATCGACGAGGCGCTTCAGAAGCTCGGGATCGATCGCGCGGTCTTTGTCGTGCATTCCTGGAGCGGGGCGCTCGGTGCGCGGATCGCGCTCGATCACGCGAGCCGCGTCGCCGGCCTCGTCATGCTGGCGCCAGTGACCCACCCCTGGCGCGGCGGCGTCGGCCGCTACAACGAGATCATCGCAACGCCCGTGATCGGGCCGCTGCTCGCCTACACGATCACGTTGCCGCTGGGATATTTCGTTGCCGAGGCCGGTGCGCGCAGCGTCTTCCTGCCGCAAGTCATGCCTGATGGTTTCGTGCAGGACTCGGCGACGCCGCTGCTGCTGCGTCCGCGCGAGTTCATCGCCAACGCGTATGATCTGGTGACGCTGAAGGAAGCGGTGGCCGCGCAGGTTTCGCGCTATGGCGAGATCTCGGCGCCGGTCACGATCATTGCCGGCGAGCCCGACAAGACGGTGAAGACCGACATCCACGCACGCCCGTTCGCCGCAACCGTGCCGAATGCAAAGCTGATCGTGCTGCCCGATCTCGGCCACATGGTGCAGAACGCGGTGCCGGATCTCGTGAAGACGGAGATCGAGACGATGATCGGTCAAATCGCCCCGGCGCAGGCGGCCGCCGATTAG